The Pomacea canaliculata isolate SZHN2017 linkage group LG14, ASM307304v1, whole genome shotgun sequence genomic sequence GCAGGAAGACATGATGGAGCGTACCCGAGGTGAGCCAGGCTGGCGGGTCTTGCGACAACATGAACAGGTCCTCCAGTGGACAGCATATCCACTCCGTCACATTAGTCAcccagtttttcttttgtttgccaCAGTGTCGATAGACCAGTCTCGCTTTGAACGAACTGAATGAACCACAAGTAGCAAGCAGCAGCACAATCGAAACCAACACTAGCGCAGCAACAGCAGGAACAGGAGGACAAAGGAAAGCCAGAGTATCAAACATGGACGAGAAGGTGGTCATGCATCGAGAGCAGCTGGTTAGCAAGTGCCGAGACTACATCAACATGATCTGTGAAAAATGTGGCCGCAAAGGACTTGGCAGAAGACCCTTAAATATAGCCATCGTGGGGGCACAGGGTGAGTGCTTGTCTTCTCTTTTCCATTAGGCGCCTCTAAAGAGTTGATTCAGAGGATAATTCTCATTTTGTCTTGCGGTACGTTTTATCTggtcataatatatatatacacaataagTATAGATACCCATAGTACACATGGTATCACGCATTCATAATACATCTGTAGTAGAACCAAGATAGCATACAATCAAACACCCGTaacaaaaatgtgtattatacagaattttgtaatattgtatatatacacaaatgtgAAAAACTTTTTGAACCAACTGTAGGAATGAGCATTCTTCTCGAACAAGACTCTGTCCTGTTATACTGAGCCATAGCTTTCCAGTATCATACCTACTCACTGGGGGTTTCAGTAATTTCCTAGAGTACCATCCAGGTCATCATTAAAAGATCGCTTATGTATAGTATTTGTAAATATTCAATACAGAATGTATGTGTCAACAGGTTGTGGAAAGTCGTCCTTTATCAACAGTCTGGCTGCAAGTCTGTCCCAGGACACTTGGATCGAGTATGCCATGACTGGCTACCGTGATGGCGTCAATCCAGTCACTAATTATATTTCCCAGTGAGTAGTCCATTCATGTAACTAACatatgaccacacacacataatgttTCTCAATTATTAACAGTAAACATCTATCTTTCCACCAAATGTTTTGATTAAGCTcaagaaaaaaaccctcttAATATCAGTACATCCAGGTATGCACATACAGCCATTCATTGTTACATCGCCAGagttgtctttgtcattttgCGCTCATAGCTaattagttttttcttttgaagttttaaaggCATACAAAGATAGAAACCGTGTTGACAAGATAATCTCAGCTGTACTGTATTTAATCTTTGTTACCAGCGAACAGACCTTTGGAGACAAATATCTGCAGGTTGACTTTGCAATGGCCTTTGTTTGCTAAGCTAATGTTAAACAGTGTTACCTGCACTCACATGCTCTACAATGGCCATTGCAGGTACCCAGAATGCTGCAACGGCGACCGCCAGATGTACAAGACAGTTCTGTTGCCTACCCTCATTGACATACCCGGGCCGATAGATAATGATGTGGATCACAGGAGAAAGAAATTTCTTCAACTTCTTTTTTATGGCCATGTAAAGGTAGGTCAGCTTCTTCACGATCAACCAATTGAAACAACATAAAAGCAATCTATGTATTTCTAGGGGTTATTATAGATGTTTAAGTTTCTATATCAAAACAGatgtacaaaaaaattaaccaaGAACATGTCCACAGTCCACCTGCACGTCCAGAAACGTTAAATGTAAATGAGCGTGCTTATACAGGTGTAAGTGTGTTTTACTTTGTACCACATGTCCAGCCATTAGTTTCCACGCAGAAGAGAGGCAGAGATTTAGGAAAGCATTCATCGTCTTACTAAAGTTTTTAAGGAAATTCggatacatttacacacatccCAGACTTCTTTTATCAACCATAttgaaaaatgttgataataataTCACTTGCAATCCATGTGTTAcagtcaggcccgttcttagcccccgcggggcccgaggcaaaaggcatgtgcggggccctcacataaatccagcaatagctcaatgcacgaacgttcatgcgcgataaatcctcggtggccagcagccttctgtctccaagcgcgtccagcgagaatgtgatacgactgactacacttccatatgcctagttaccatatcaatcaaaagcgcggggccccttgaagcgcggggccctaggcagttgcctcgtccgcctgcccctaagcacggccctggttaCAGTAACCTTTATTAcatgactttgttttgttgtactGTATTTGCATTCTTGAAATCATCCAATTTAAATTCcaattacatttaaaaacatcataTCTACATCCATGTCGTAATCAAAAGTTTGAGTTGTTCAAGAATGCTAAAATCATTTGCAACACGGAATTTCTACTTTCAGAATTCAGCCGCCGCCACCCAGGTGTACGCAGACTGCGACAGACGCTGGAACGACCTCCTGGAGAAGTACTTCATGGTATACAGCGACATGAAGGTAGACCGGGTCATCTTTGTGGCCTCAGCAGCCAATGAGAGACTCCCTCACAGTCTGATGAAGTGTGTCATGGACGCCGCCAGACCTCCACCCCACTTTCGGGGTCTCAAACGCCGTAAGCACGAGAGTTTCTCGAGACAAAATTCCGCCTTCCGAAGTCTGTAGCTATTACTATACACAGGAAACTTCTTTTAAGAGGATGCCCTCAGTACCTAGCTCTGTACCTACCTTATTCTTGTAGGGTCATCAGGGTAAGAGGCTAAAGGTAGATGTTGTTACAACGTTTCTGCCTTTCCTAGTCAAACACGAAACACATTTaactctgtttgtctgtctctctagTTGAAATTTTGTAATCGATATTTCACCCATTTCCGATCTTGATAGTGGTATGAAATTTTTACCAATTACTCATTTCAGGTGACCATGCAATCATTTCCAACAGTCCatttaaagtaaaacatatattattcattttgtaTGAAATTTTATAGGCCGAATTAAGAGAGATAACTATAACTTGCTAGTCCCAAAGCAGCAGTTACCTAAGCAGACAGCACAAAGAATCAAatacaaaagaaggaaaagatataaaaaaatgtgttttgtccAAGTTactattaaaatttaaaatttgtaagtTGTATATAGTTGATATTGaattaaagaaggaaataaattcaCATTTAAAACGAAATAAATCGAAAACAATACTTAAAAAACTGAAgcgtttgaaataaaataattactacTTTCTTGtcaaaacattgaaataaaacattactaTCATGTAAAAGTTACCAAGAGTGCCCttcactttaaaattttaagtttcaTGTATTCAAGAAAATCCCGAGAGCTAGAGGAAAAAAGTTATTCTAccctttttagtacatttcaaataaaagtgtgtttacaaattttcttattttatttattttgcagaaattCCTGTCTACGGAGTGCTTACGTCTCTTGACAAAGTCAACTATACGAACAGAGAACAGTTTGAGACAAACAGGGAGGAGTTCATGAAAGCCCTGGGGCTGCACGAGGGTCGACTCCTGTGTTGTAGCAACTACTGTGACCTCACTGACCCCCACAAAGAGAGATTTAGAAACATTCTTCCCTCACTTGACCTGCCGATCCTCGAGTTTTTTGTGCAGGCGagctaaaataagaaaaacttcTTGTAAGATttaggaataaataaaatgttttgactttctaaatatttgttaattttgtagAATATTTTCTGATGAAGAGCACAGAAGAATCCAGAAGGTTATTAGAGTCTAAATTCACTAAGGTAGGGAACTACATGATTTTCAATGATTAAAATAACATCGttaaacataaaagtttttGGAACACCGACTGTATCCTTCGTATTAAATGACTAATATTATAAACTGTGCTTTGATCGCACAGAAACGGTAACCATCTCACCTGTGGGTTTCAGGTGTGTGAACGCAAGGTACACACCGTACACGACGATGACAAGATGGTGGACTTGCCTACGCAGTTTCGTGGTGTCTGGCGGAAGTTGGGGTCCACCTGGCAGCCAGTAGTTTTCTCCCTTGCTTTAGCTATCTTTGCTTTCATCCTGATGTATATAGTGCACGCAGCATTCTTCACCTCCGAGCAGGACATGCTACAGGAGCGAGGTGATAACGATGACCAAAATATCCGTACCCTAAGTAAGGTGCTACAGTCAACCTCTTCTTTCCGTATCGCCATAGTCACTGCATTGGTCACCTTCGTCATTGCAATGCGCTGTCACTTTGATTAAGATAGTTAAAGCTCTTGAGGAATGCAAGTTTTGTCTTCCCGTGTCATTTGGTAAAACATAGTGCAAGATAACATATAATTACCCCATACCTGGGTACCTTCCTTCCGTTCTCAAATTACAcgtttacaaacatcaccatatacaaacagatataaaaatagcaaaatcaCAGGTGAACGAATATCATTTGGTCCGAACTCATTAACTAAGGTCATCGCAAAAAATACTCACGTCTGTGTTATTAAACTTGACCTGTTCATGTGTGAAGATGCCTTTTTTGAGATTAGAAATATTTGCCCAGATTTTGGGATTATCACTTcttgaaaacaatcaaaaagAGCAAAGCTATGATcagccattattattattctaagaaataactaaaatacatttaaaatagaaCCTATCAGCAGTGACTTTGCTGTACCCAATCCTGtgcaatatatacatgtatctacATATATCAATGTGTTGTATAACTGAATAAGTTGTGAAAATATGTTTAAGTCATTTTTTATGCGTTGTAGACAGGAAGTAATGATTACAGCTGTACGTGCTTAAAAGCTTTGCACaataaagatgaagatgtaTAAACATCTGAATATTTGTATGAGACTTCTTGTCCAACCTTTGATTGTAGTTGTTTACATACACAGCGAGGTGGTGAGCTACGTGCCGGGTTtggttctctttctttttttttcgctttgtCTCTCCCCACTAGTTGTTGGGATTAGGGatgggcattttttttaaagttagagaTATGGTTAGAGTTGGGAttagtgttagggttagggtgtgGGTAAGGtatgtaattaaaatttatatttacataagaacaggtgtttatatatatagagagagtaaACATGCACAACcacataaatttatttgtttactttgttgttgGCTAACCCACACTCAGTGTGGTGAAATCTCGTATGGTGTGATTGGCTTTAGTTTCCATGCCCTGTTCACAGTTGGAGAGATAATTCCAATAATTGTCTTTGTGTTTCTAACGACTgcatgttttttatgttttaatccAAATATGGAGGCTTATTTACACTTTCTATACGACTCCCTGAGCCGGCGAAGCGGAAAATTATTGCAGACTTATTAGAATGCACAATTCATCATCTAATTTTGATAACACCTTTCAAATTTTTAATCTCAAACGAATTCTTGGGGAATTCTTTTCTGCATAACaaatatatatcaacaaaaatatcaggtaaatgaaacatttatttcgaACCAgactacacaaacaaaatcaacaagaaTGTTGTCCAGAAGATGCGGTAGGTTTTTAGCTAGGAAGAAATTACCCAGAAAAACAAAGTGGAGCAAAAAGgcttctttttatatattttgttcacaAATCATTATGGGAAGCTACACAAATTTCATAGTAAATAAAAGTCTGAACACACTAGCAGTAGTTCCAAGAAGGCAGTTGTATAATCCTTATAACTTTAGGTAACTTCAAGAACACAAACGGTCCAGTTCTCACAGACTTTTGGgtaggtcataggtcattgATGATACATTCTGCACAGACCTCAAGTTGTCTCTATGAAGTCGAGTTGTACAATCTGAACATACTTCCGCTTACTGTACACacaatgcatacacatgcatgacCACTCACATGCACGCgctaacacacagacacactctctCCATTCCTCTGCTTTATACAGATCGTTTCTGACAACCTATTCTTTCGCTGAGTGTGATAACTGTTGACATCACTTCCTGTCTTGTGATATATTCTGTTGTGTCCTCTACCTGCTTTACCTACACGTTAATAAGTTCAGGCAAAAATCTGGTCAATAGTAGCCACCAGATGCCGCTTCTGATGTGCACTGAATGACTCCTTCACACTTAGTATCCTATTCCTGGAGTTCAAGTCCTTCAGcacaggatgtgacgtcacttgtGTCAGAGACGGGTCGAAGAGGCTTCCATCTTGAAGGACGCGTATCCTGGACGTTGGGTCACCGTACACGATCAGAATGACCTccgctgaaaacaaaaatgtttttattgtccaCGATAAAGTGAATATGAGATTATCTTGATTTGCGTTATGCAAAGAAAGCACTTtaaccttttccttttcttgattGATTcgctttatgtttttattttgtaaaattatctcCTGAATGGTAGGGTGTAATGTAGCTTGAGGATAAAGAGAATGAGTAGTGGCAGTGCTAGAAAGCATCAGAGGTAGTCTCTGAAATGTTTAGTCTATGAGACAGATTTTTACTTGTCTTATGCACACACTTATTTTACTGTCAGGGAAGTTTGTGACCAGTTTTAATGGCAGCCGTTCACACATTCTAGATGGATCTTTCTTCTAAAATCATTGAGGTGACAACAGTGACACCTGCCTGTCTTTTATAAAAGATACCACTAACCTCTGTTTGTCATAAAACTTCAACACTGTACCTCCCCTATGATGAAGTGCCTGCACTGTGTCCCGCCGAGTGCTTCCCATGTGAAAGTCATCCTCCAAGATCAGCTGCCGTTCATCCGGGTTCACAAAAACCAGAGCCAATCGACACGTGGGGATGTCCCGGATGTCATCACGTGATGCGATCACATAATTCAtggtgcgcatgcgctgaatggCTCGAGTTTCTTCGATGATCTCGTTCATCCACCTCCTGAGCTGACGGAGGTCTCGCTCAACGAAGTAAACGATGCACAGAGTGTCGTTGTCTCCCGTGTCTACTCGAGCAGGAGGCGCCACCTGTGGATGATAACCTGTTGCTAGAAGACAGTTCAGTATTACAACACACAATTCCCCAATCTATCatcagaataatatttttttttttttatttcccgaaaaaaacccccactgatatatatatataccggaACAGAAGGTCTTGCATCCGTGGATCTTGGCCTTCGATTATTAAGAAAGATGcagatataaaaatacagaataacTTCCATCGCCCCCATGAGGATCACAAGCATGCCCCAGCTATCTGCAATGAAATAAACGAGAAATATAAGTGAGTGTGTAGATGGATGGTTTGCATATAATTAGCCTCAACTTTTCTCTGAATAAAAGTATTAGAATACAGTAATTGAATAAATATCAAGgaattaatataatttttggCAATAAGCAACCATACGTTGTTCTTTATGGCGTTTTCTTAGTTCTCAATCTGTATAAtatctttataaatttaattgcctgcctgtttgtctgCATGAGTACCTGTTAATTTATTAGACTGAGTGATTGCAAGTATCATTTTCATCCTGTCTGTCCATCTGACAAGGTCAATATATCTGTTTAAGACTTACCAGCTCTCATGAAGTTCAAATGTTTTATGACGCTGTACACCAACTCTCGTTTTTCCTCAGCTTCTGCGAATTTCTTCGAAGTTTCATTGTAAACGCGATCCAAGGTTTTGTTGAGATCACTGCTTATATTCCTGATATCTTCTTTCAACTGTCGTTCTCCCTCAGCGACCGCTTGCTCAGTCACCTGCTTGTGTTGTTGGAACTCATCCTGCACTGTCTTCACTTTGTCAGACATTTTACTTTGCTCCTGAAACACATCCTGAAGCCGATTCTCAGTCGACTCGTTAAGCCGGACACTAAGAGTTTCTGAAATGTCTTTGATTCGATTCTCTGTAGAGGCATTCAGCTCCAAAATTCTTTTCTCAATAGCTTTTTCTGCAGACATGTTCATATCCTTTTTGACATCCACCATAAGTTTCAGGAATTGTGCCTCTATGTGTGCCTTTAAGATGGTCTCTCTCTTGTCCATTTCTTCCTGAATCCGGCTCTCAGTGGAGGAGTTGAAATCAATCTGAAAATCAATCACGATTTCTCTGAGTTTCCGTACAATtcatttaaatgataaataatccCAGAGATTGGGTTAGTGAAATGCATAATGAAGTACGTATGCTTGGATTACATTTTATAACTATATCTATTTACAGTATACAAATTAATGCCATTAATATTACGATTCATAACTCATAACGAGTTTTCCCTTCTTTgtaatatgttaatattttggAACGAAAGAAATTGTAGGATGAGGGAACTAC encodes the following:
- the LOC112554844 gene encoding uncharacterized protein LOC112554844 — its product is MDEKVVMHREQLVSKCRDYINMICEKCGRKGLGRRPLNIAIVGAQGCGKSSFINSLAASLSQDTWIEYAMTGYRDGVNPVTNYISQYPECCNGDRQMYKTVLLPTLIDIPGPIDNDVDHRRKKFLQLLFYGHVKNSAAATQVYADCDRRWNDLLEKYFMVYSDMKVDRVIFVASAANERLPHSLMKCVMDAARPPPHFRGLKRQIPVYGVLTSLDKVNYTNREQFETNREEFMKALGLHEGRLLCCSNYCDLTDPHKERFRNILPSLDLPILEFFVQVCERKVHTVHDDDKMVDLPTQFRGVWRKLGSTWQPVVFSLALAIFAFILMYIVHAAFFTSEQDMLQERGDNDDQNIRTLSKVLQSTSSFRIAIVTALVTFVIAMRCHFD
- the LOC112554891 gene encoding uncharacterized protein LOC112554891, translating into MVDVKKDMNMSAEKAIEKRILELNASTENRIKDISETLSVRLNESTENRLQDVFQEQSKMSDKVKTVQDEFQQHKQVTEQAVAEGERQLKEDIRNISSDLNKTLDRVYNETSKKFAEAEEKRELVYSVIKHLNFMRADSWGMLVILMGAMEVILYFYICIFLNNRRPRSTDARPSVPVAPPARVDTGDNDTLCIVYFVERDLRQLRRWMNEIIEETRAIQRMRTMNYVIASRDDIRDIPTCRLALVFVNPDERQLILEDDFHMGSTRRDTVQALHHRGAEVILIVYGDPTSRIRVLQDGSLFDPSLTQVTSHPVLKDLNSRNRILSVKESFSAHQKRHLVATIDQIFA